A stretch of Corallococcus macrosporus DNA encodes these proteins:
- a CDS encoding enoyl-CoA hydratase, which translates to MSDTLLTQLDAGVFSVTFNRPEKKNAFTHAMYEAATAALQEAERRDDVRVVLLSGAGGAFTAGNDIGDFLEHPPTGEDSAVFRYLRALAGMAKPVLAAVEGAAVGIGTTMLLHCDYVVAGEKARFSMPFVNLGLCAEGASSLLLPRAAGFALASELLLFGDPFDAATALRAGIINKAVPEAQLKEVATERARALAQRPAQALKVTKALIRGPQREQVEAALKREGAEFVQRLASDEAKEAFMSFMSRGRK; encoded by the coding sequence ATGTCCGACACGCTTCTGACGCAGCTCGACGCCGGAGTCTTCTCCGTCACCTTCAACCGGCCGGAGAAGAAGAACGCCTTCACCCACGCCATGTACGAGGCCGCCACCGCCGCCCTCCAGGAGGCGGAGCGCCGCGACGACGTGCGGGTGGTGCTCCTGTCCGGCGCGGGTGGCGCGTTCACGGCGGGCAACGACATCGGCGACTTCCTGGAGCACCCGCCCACGGGCGAGGACAGCGCGGTGTTCCGCTACCTGCGCGCGCTGGCGGGCATGGCCAAGCCGGTGCTCGCGGCGGTGGAGGGCGCGGCGGTGGGCATCGGCACGACGATGCTCCTGCACTGCGACTACGTGGTGGCCGGGGAGAAGGCGCGCTTCAGCATGCCCTTCGTCAACCTGGGCCTGTGCGCGGAGGGCGCCAGCAGCCTGCTGCTCCCGCGCGCGGCGGGCTTCGCGCTGGCGTCGGAGCTGCTGCTCTTCGGAGACCCGTTCGACGCGGCCACCGCGCTGCGCGCCGGCATCATCAACAAGGCCGTGCCGGAGGCGCAGCTGAAGGAGGTCGCCACCGAGCGCGCCCGCGCCCTGGCCCAGCGTCCCGCCCAGGCGCTCAAGGTGACCAAGGCGCTCATCCGCGGCCCGCAGCGGGAGCAGGTGGAGGCCGCCCTCAAGCGCGAGGGCGCCGAGTTCGTCCAGCGCCTCGCCTCCGACGAGGCGAAGGAAGCCTTCATGTCCTTCATGTCGCGCGGCCGGAAGTAG
- a CDS encoding M1 family metallopeptidase has product MPNLLRPVALATATFLAACGARQGNAPAPGAVETPPAVQAATAPTPPTLRLPDDVRPTKYAIVLKMDPKAEAFEGTVDVMLEVAKATNVIWMHGKGLIVKEATLEQAGVTQTLKASSAGEDFLGLTLDKPLAVGGAKLHLTYTGTASERETSGAFRVNEGGDWYIYTQFEPLGARRAFPSFDEPGFKVPWQLTFHVPEGNVAVTNTPQLADEKGADGWHIYRFAPTQPLPSYLIAFGVGPFDFLPARDSGQKQVKTRIITPRGRANEGAWAAKVTPEILERLEGYFGIPYAYEKLDVLAVPLMGGAMENPGLVTFNSRLILAKPEEDSVGRQRAFANVQVHELAHQWFGDLVTMAWWDDLWLNESFASWMTPRIVESYQPTWDAPVERVQDRNGALDADSLVAARFIRQPIQDAGDIQNAFDGITYGKGSAVLAMTETWLGRDVFQKGIQRYIRAHAGKNATAKDFLDALSQESGKDVAQVMNSFLDQTGAPFITATLLCDGGKPRVALTQQRYVRLGSKAPEAQSWKVPVCVKYPSAGKPTTTCTLMTEEKAEVALETKACPSWVFPNADGAGYYRLRLADDTRAKLMKSGLMLLSRAERVVLLSDSLALAQAGLLPAAEALPLLTGVAEDPDRQVLEAGLELMDLVSSRLIPEAQDADRARYVRDTFGPRARKLGFKPRTGESEDMRLLRPRLLELAGNEGNDPKLVAEARTLAEAWLKDRKAVAPDVVGAVLAIAVEHGDAALHAKLMEALRAEKSRYQRQQLLGGLSHVTDPQLVKANLEMLLDPKQDMRENLWLLFGASRDPRTRDTAVEFVKTHFDTLVGTEDKPGLLAEGMGSRLPYMAAGYCDAGKRQEVATFFEKRTDQVPGSDRVLRQVLEVVDQCIALKEAQGASISTFLSGKPKTPQAPPAPR; this is encoded by the coding sequence ATGCCCAACCTGCTCCGTCCGGTGGCCCTGGCCACCGCAACCTTCCTTGCGGCATGTGGTGCCCGACAGGGCAACGCTCCCGCTCCGGGTGCTGTTGAAACGCCGCCGGCCGTCCAGGCAGCCACCGCACCCACTCCCCCCACGCTGCGGCTGCCGGACGACGTGCGGCCCACGAAGTACGCCATCGTCCTCAAGATGGATCCGAAGGCGGAGGCCTTCGAAGGCACCGTCGACGTCATGCTGGAGGTGGCCAAGGCCACCAACGTCATCTGGATGCACGGCAAGGGCCTCATCGTGAAGGAGGCCACGCTGGAGCAGGCCGGCGTCACGCAGACGCTCAAGGCCTCCTCCGCCGGCGAGGACTTCCTCGGCCTGACGCTGGACAAGCCCCTGGCCGTGGGCGGCGCGAAGCTGCACCTCACGTACACGGGCACCGCGTCCGAGCGCGAGACGTCCGGCGCCTTCCGCGTCAACGAGGGCGGCGACTGGTACATCTACACGCAGTTCGAGCCGCTGGGCGCGCGCCGCGCCTTCCCGTCCTTCGACGAGCCCGGCTTCAAGGTGCCGTGGCAGCTCACCTTCCACGTGCCCGAAGGCAACGTGGCCGTCACCAACACGCCGCAGCTCGCGGACGAGAAGGGCGCGGACGGCTGGCACATCTACCGCTTCGCCCCCACGCAGCCTTTGCCCAGCTACCTCATCGCGTTCGGCGTGGGCCCGTTCGACTTCCTGCCCGCGCGCGACTCCGGGCAGAAGCAGGTGAAGACGCGCATCATCACGCCGCGCGGCCGGGCGAATGAAGGCGCGTGGGCCGCGAAGGTGACGCCCGAAATCCTGGAGCGCCTGGAGGGCTACTTCGGCATCCCGTACGCGTACGAGAAGCTGGACGTGCTCGCGGTGCCGCTCATGGGCGGGGCCATGGAGAACCCGGGCCTCGTGACGTTCAACTCGCGCCTCATCCTGGCGAAGCCGGAGGAGGACTCCGTGGGCCGCCAGCGCGCGTTCGCGAACGTGCAGGTGCACGAGCTGGCGCACCAGTGGTTCGGCGACCTGGTGACGATGGCGTGGTGGGACGACCTGTGGCTCAACGAGTCCTTCGCCTCGTGGATGACCCCGCGCATCGTGGAGTCGTACCAGCCCACGTGGGACGCGCCGGTGGAGCGCGTGCAGGACCGCAACGGCGCGCTGGACGCGGACAGCCTCGTCGCCGCGCGCTTCATCCGCCAGCCCATCCAGGACGCGGGTGACATCCAGAACGCCTTCGACGGCATCACCTACGGCAAGGGCAGCGCGGTGCTGGCCATGACGGAGACGTGGCTGGGCCGCGACGTGTTCCAGAAGGGCATCCAGCGCTACATCCGCGCGCACGCGGGCAAGAACGCCACCGCGAAGGACTTCCTGGACGCGCTGTCGCAGGAGTCCGGCAAGGACGTGGCCCAGGTGATGAACAGCTTCCTGGACCAGACGGGCGCGCCCTTCATCACCGCGACCCTGCTGTGCGACGGCGGCAAGCCGCGCGTGGCCCTCACCCAGCAGCGCTACGTGCGCCTGGGCTCCAAGGCCCCGGAGGCGCAGTCCTGGAAGGTGCCGGTGTGCGTGAAGTACCCGAGCGCGGGCAAGCCCACCACGACGTGCACGCTGATGACGGAGGAGAAGGCGGAGGTCGCGCTGGAAACGAAGGCGTGCCCGAGCTGGGTGTTCCCCAACGCGGACGGCGCGGGCTACTACCGCCTGCGGCTGGCCGACGACACGCGCGCGAAGCTGATGAAGTCCGGCCTGATGTTGCTGTCGCGCGCGGAGCGCGTGGTGCTGCTCAGTGACTCGCTGGCGCTCGCGCAGGCGGGCCTCCTTCCCGCGGCGGAGGCGCTGCCGCTGCTCACCGGCGTGGCGGAGGACCCGGACCGGCAGGTGCTGGAGGCGGGCCTGGAGCTGATGGACCTCGTGTCGTCGCGGCTCATCCCGGAGGCACAGGATGCGGACCGCGCCCGCTACGTGCGGGACACCTTCGGGCCGCGCGCTCGCAAGCTGGGCTTCAAGCCGCGCACGGGTGAGAGCGAGGACATGCGCCTCTTGCGTCCGCGCCTGCTGGAGCTGGCCGGCAACGAGGGCAACGACCCGAAGCTCGTCGCGGAGGCGCGCACGCTGGCGGAGGCGTGGCTCAAGGACCGCAAGGCGGTGGCCCCGGACGTGGTGGGCGCGGTGCTCGCCATCGCGGTGGAGCACGGCGACGCGGCCCTGCACGCGAAGCTGATGGAGGCCCTGCGCGCGGAGAAGAGCCGCTACCAGCGCCAGCAGCTCCTGGGCGGTCTGTCCCACGTGACGGATCCGCAGCTGGTGAAGGCGAACCTGGAGATGCTGCTCGACCCGAAGCAGGACATGCGGGAGAACCTGTGGCTGCTCTTCGGCGCGTCGCGCGACCCGCGCACCCGTGACACCGCGGTGGAGTTCGTGAAGACGCACTTCGACACGCTGGTGGGCACCGAGGACAAGCCGGGCCTGCTGGCGGAGGGCATGGGCTCCCGGCTGCCGTACATGGCCGCCGGCTACTGCGACGCGGGCAAGCGCCAGGAGGTGGCCACCTTCTTCGAGAAGCGCACGGACCAGGTCCCCGGCTCCGACCGCGTGCTGCGCCAGGTGCTGGAAGTCGTCGACCAGTGCATCGCGCTGAAGGAGGCCCAGGGCGCGAGCATCAGCACGTTCCTGTCCGGCAAGCCGAAGACGCCGCAGGCGCCGCCCGCGCCCCGCTAG